The Candidatus Poribacteria bacterium genome contains a region encoding:
- a CDS encoding transposase has protein sequence MSYTYNLHLMRLIDEQYTKTPFYGVPRMTAYLRSKRVERLMREMALEGMKIVRPDEVWCSDITYNGLV, from the coding sequence GTGAGTTACACATACAACTTGCACCTGATGCGCCTTATAGATGAGCAATACACAAAGACCCCGTTTTACGGTGTTCCAAGAATGACGGCCTATCTCAGATCAAAGAGGGTGGAGAGACTGATGAGGGAGATGGCGCTGGAGGGGATGAAGATAGTGAGGCCAGATGAGGTATGGTGCAGCGACATCACATACAATGGATTGGTTTAG
- a CDS encoding transposase family protein: MDWFSRYLLSWQVSNTLDGYFCLSALQRALMKGKPRIFNTDQGSQFTSSAFTGRLKEEGIQISMCGRGRVWDNIFIERRCI, translated from the coding sequence ATGGATTGGTTTAGCAGATATCTTCTATCCTGGCAGGTTTCAAACACTCTTGATGGGTATTTCTGCCTTTCAGCGCTGCAGAGAGCCCTCATGAAGGGGAAGCCTAGGATATTCAACACAGATCAGGGGAGCCAGTTCACAAGCTCTGCTTTCACGGGAAGGCTTAAGGAGGAGGGAATCCAGATAAGCATGTGTGGCAGAGGAAGGGTATGGGATAACATCTTCATAGAGAGGAGGTGTATCTGA